The nucleotide sequence TACAAAAAGAGACTAAATCATGCTTCAAAGTTAATTGAATTTGTATTTGATTGTGATTGCTAGTTAAAGTAGCTTGTTGGACAATTGAAAAGCAGAGCAAGCTTAATTGGTAAATTATCGCCTGATCGGAATATCAATAAGGCCTAGGGATGTAATCTGGTGGATGTGAGAAAGGTAAAAACAGTGgcagaaaaataaagaaaaacgcactggaaaaaaatgttaatGGAGGAATTTCAGGGAATGACAGATATGTAGGAGCTAAGGGGCACTTAAGGAGGGAGGCTTGGCTATAGTAAATCACAGCTAGAAAGTGCCCTACTATTTGGCCTATAACATAATCCATTAATTTGGGCGAGCAGTTCCGCTGCCTTCGAGACTGACTTGCAgcgcaatgggggggggggggggcttgagcgCTGAGGCCAAGTGCTTCAGCCAACAGCGATTACAGGTGATAATTGTAAAATATTTGTGTCCCCCCCAGCTTTGAAGTCCTGGCCGTTGTCTGTTCTTGTCCTGAGGGATGTTCATCCCTGATTTACGGAGCCGGTCCCTATGCAGACACCAAAATTACACCATCCCTCACCTCGCTGCCGCCACAGTAGAGGCGGCCATCATTTCACGGAATACGGCTAATTGTAGCTACGGAGATATCCGTGGCTCAGGTCAGGTGTGATAAGTGTTTTCTCTCTATGGCGAAGGTGTAAGGCGAAATGTAGAAATGGCTGGTTATCTGATAGAGCCACAATTTGTCATGAAGGTGCTGGGCCAATTCTTCACGGAACGCCCCAAGACAAACGACAGcatctggggggaaaaaaaagaggaaGATAGCTGGAAATGAACAAAAGTGGTTTGGGAAgctgggaatattatattttatatttatatatatatttatatttatagccACAGATTAGTTTTGACAGACTTTGGTGACTCGCTGTGTTAGCCCCGGAAAATTTTGAATGCGATGACACCGTATGGCATAAACCAGGattaacagccccccccccccccgcttaaaTGAGTGAAATACAGAAAATGTTTCTTGTGAAATGTTTTTTGGTGTAAAATGAAGCTGCTTCCTGTGTACATGCTGCAGAGAAGACCGAGCTGACGTCCTGCTCTTTGTAGGAGAGCCGGTGTAAATGTCATAAACAGGTAAGAAAACGCATCACAAATAACACCCACTGAAGTTGCGAACGTTTATATTTTCAGACTGAACCAGGACCCGCACCCGAGCGCCTCCCTGCAAAAACGCCACACCGTTTGCTAGGCACGTTGCATTTTTCACACCGcgccttgttttgtttttgttgcaaAGTCTGCAGCCTGACTGAAGCCCGCAGCCAAGGAGCCGCAAGGATCCGGcgagaggagctggaggagtggAGGTGGGAGTCGCCCACGTTTGCCCGCAGGGAGCTCGTAAACACCGGACACGCCCccttctccctcctcctccccccatcGCAGGTAGCCACGCCACATGGCTTTAAAAAGCCTCATGCCTGCCTGGCTGGAAGGGATGCCTCTGCTGACACGTAGAGGAGCGAGAGCCCCTGCAACAAGCGCGAGGGTAAACAGTGCAGTGCAAAGCGCTAACGCAGGGAGTTAAAGCAGCACTAACATAGGCAGTTAGcagagtgctgacacagaacaattagcGCAATTAGTTAACAGAGCACTATTGCAGAGTTGCATACAGGAAGTGTGAGCTAACGCAGGTAGTTAGCGGGCGCAGCAAGGAAAGGCTTAGTCACGCACGTGCAGCTAGCAGGACATCATGGCCAGCAGGGCCAGCTTCACCGAGTCTGAGCTCTCCGAAGAAGAGGCTGATGGGAGCCTTGTAGGCATGGACGATGGCAGCCCTAAGAAGTCCCACGCAGAGAGCGAGGAGAGCCCCAGCGAGCCGGATGAGGCCAAGACAAGCAAGAAGAGGACGCGACCGGCCCGCTCCAAGGCACGCCGCGTGGCCGCCAACGTGCGCGAGCGCAAGCGCATCCTGGACTACAACCAGGCTTTCAACGCTCTACGCGTGGCGCTCAAGCACGACCTCGGCGGCAAGCGGCTCTCAAAGATCGCCACGCTGCGGCGCGCCATCAACCGCATCTCTTCGCTCTCTGTCTTCCTGCGTGCCCACCCTGCCGCCGGAGTGTGCGGCCCGTGTGCCCATACCGAGTGCCGCAGCCAGCCAGAGGTGCCCATGCCCAAGCCGGCCGGAGAGAGGAGCTTCCCAGCAACGGTGGACATTTACCCAGCTCGGCAACACCAGTCCCAGCACCAACAACAGGTCCACGGCCACATCCCGTCCCCAGAGGACCCGCTTTATATGGATACCTCGGCTTTCCTGGGGCCGTTGTCCCCCCACTTCCCTGACGGCCAGTTCTGTGCGCCCCATGGACACTATGCCAGCCCCCGGGATGAGCTCCGCGGTCTGCCCTATTACGGCAACACCTGCAACGCCAGCCCAGGCTACCAGTTCGGGAGCAGGGCCACCTGCCACCAGAACCACATGGACAACTTCTCCGACTCTGCGACCTCGTTGCCCTTTCACTGGCAGCTGGGCTACCTGCAGGGGGCGGGCTACCAGCAGTCCCTGTCCATGCACTGACAGCCAGAGACGGGCTCCAGAGGagggacccccctcccccgccctggGGTCCTAAAATatcaccagcaaacacacagtCTCCATCTGTTTCAAACGCGAACTATACGtcgtcaaaaaaataaaaataataaaaagaatgtcGCTAAGAAAGTGCCAGACATGTTCGGGACTTGCCGCAATTTCAAAACGCCCACTTGAAAACTTTTGCTCTGTTACAAACGCGCTGATATGGGTAACAATTTTAGTGGAACGAAAATGAGCAGGGACAagagttaaaaataaatgctaaaaatTGATTCAGGTAACATTCAGTCGTTTTGCATGGTCTGTGATGATGATTTCGGGAATGGTCCCCATGAGATAAAGTTTGTGTTTAGTGTTTACCGTCGCACTCAGACGATGGAGCAGGGGGCCCAGATGCTGAGAGTCAGGAGGACGGTGTCTGTGGGCCCTGGAGTATTGCCTGGAGGGTCAGTCTCCTATTTACAGAGAGCCACACCAACTCTGCAGCTCCCACAAAACCCCAGCAAAGTCACACCAGCGTAACAGAATATTTTCATGTGATTTCTATTTTTATATGACTGATTTTATATGACTTGattttaactttgattttaattttaataaaaatgtgccaaaaaaaagcaatgtctattttctgtttttccAAAAAGCTCACACAAATTTAAGCTGTTAACAGTTAAAAAATATAGATGACATTTCAAGTGCTGCTTTTATGTCTGTATTCGCTACATTTTTCATGCACAAACATTGCAAAAGACAAACTTATAGCTGTGTCACTGTTCAGAAATGTTATATAAATGTTAATTTGCTCACTTCAAGAGCTTCACTGAGGGTCGACTCAGTTTCAGCAGAAATGATGGGAGATGCTGCCTCAGCCGTCGGGTAGATGAGTCCTGACGTTCTCTGTTTCATGACGTTTGGGATGCAGATTCACTCTCTGCATGTTCAGCTACTTCTTGCTACTTCGTTGGAAATGCAGTGTGTCTCCACGCCTAGTCCCTGTGTCTACATGCCTAGTCCCAATTAACGCTGGACCATAAACCTGCAGAAAGACTGGTTTTTCTGCACTGGTCTCCTCTCAATAAACAGtcacaatgtcacagccccccccccccccgtgctgcacttaccacggacagtgacattCATCACAGTAAAGGAGCGCCAGTCAGTGTGGAATAGAATGTGCTGTGAGGAAGTGACTGTGAGTAGCATGTGGCACTGTGTGACATTTAACGCTTCGAAGAGTGACAGTCAGAACGAAGTGAAATGGTTGCTTCTTTGTTTGACAGAATATTTGGCTTTATGGGATGTTTTCCTCCTGCATGGTCTGTGTAGCTACCAAACACAAGTACAGTGGAATAAGATGGATATTATGGCGTTACTTTTCAGTGGtagtacacacatacatacctactgtcaatttggtaactccaattaacctcagcatgttttttggactatggggggaaaccggggtacctggaggaaaccccactactacatggggagaacatgcaaactccacatgcatggggcatggcggagacttgaaccctgctcccagaggtgtgaggtaataataatcatcataatcatccatccatccatccatccatccatttacctaCCCATCTATCAGGCTGGAGCATATCCCAAGCAGCAGGCTGGTGCCCCCCCCATGTGGGATACCAGCCCACACACACCATCTTTGTTCTGGATGGGGCACCCAATTCACCTATAAGGATCCCACTCAACACGGAACATGCAGCACATGTGAACTCCATGCAAGCACATAGCAGCGGCATCATTCATACCTCCAAGCCTGCAAGTCTGAAGCCACAATGATACCCAATGAGCCGCCGCGCCCTCTTATTGGCCTAAATGAGACACAAATAACAATTTCTTTGATTCTTGCAATAAGCTCAATTAAAAAACATAAATCAAATATACAGtaattgtttcatttgtattgttGGTATAAAAATCAATCTCAGCAATTAAAGTGAAGCCATTTGTTAAGACAAGAACATTGTTTTGGATAATTTGTtattggaaatggatggatgcagttattacattattacaaaatgaaataaaatgtgcttgGATCACAATTacaatagccccccccccagcgaacCACCATGCTCGCCCCCATTTCACTCCATTTACTGCCAGCTTCCAACCTGGATCATGTGGTCACAGTGCCGGCAGAATTCTCGGAATGACCAGAGTAGAAGACAAGAGTCTTCCGCAAGTTAAAATGACGCGAAAACTCTCAAAGGTATCATCAAgccattcgggggggggggggggcggggggggggggggggggggggggggggggaatagggAGGCCTGACTATCTCGTCCCTGCTCATAAGCACTTTTCAGGACCACGACTGTCAGACTAGCTTTACAGTGACTTGCGGAGCCCGCTGTTTCACAACAGGACCGGACTGCTTCCTCGAGCGATAAACAGCAGCGCACTGCACACTGTCTGACACGCTAAGGAAGGATTCACCTGGGATTCTCTTAGACAGCTGGGTCCTGGGATGAGGCTTTGGGGAACTTTTGGCTTTTCCGATGCAGGCAGAGCGGGACCGGATCCAGCAGGAGCCCCAGAAATCCCCGGTACCTCGTTTGATCACACGGAGGTCTCCCTGGGGGGCCCCGAACGCGTCCGCTGTTGAAAGGCACTGGCGTGAGgtagtgtcgggggggggggttgccaggTAAAGCAGTAGGGCTGTCAGCTGCCAataacagagtggaaaatggggaggaggaggaggagtggtTGTTGCTCTCGTCGTCTTCGCTTCCGTCTCCCAGGGCCGTGACTCACCTAACTCTCTTGACTCACCAGAGTCGCCCTGCCCCAGGAATGACTGACGGACGTGGAGTCTTGCCAGTCTGAGTCTTTTACCATACAATAAAAACTTTAACATGCATGACGCATGTCTGTCTGCCCGCGGGGAAAACACTCCCGATTTGACCCTCAGTGGGAACATTTCGCATCTGTAACTGTCAGTTGAGGAATAGGGTGTCTGGACAGTGCTAAATTCAGTGAGCAACTGCATTGTGCAAGACGTGCATTGATATGCTAATACAGGGAAGCACTTTCAATTGAGAATGACAATATTGTCGTTAATGTAGTAATATTACGATAACTTTGTTAAATCAGAACGATCTATTTTTCATTTTGATGAGCTCCACATTATGAAACAGAACAGCAGACAAATTATATGCACTACAAAAATAGGCCTACCAAAAGCATATCAGATAACAACTCAGGCCTTTTCATCTTATTATATaggacagtacagtacagtgtagTGCAGTACAATAAAGTACAGCATAGCATAGTACAGcacagtatagtatagtatagctatagtatagtatagtatagaatAGTATGGTATGCTGTGGTATAGTATAGTATGTTTGGCCAGGGTGTTTTCACAACGTATTAGAACATAGAATCTACGAAtatgttatattatattaaaactgtttgccACACTTCCTGCAGGACGTTTTACCatcctgttgggggggggggtggcagatcTATACTTTACACCTAAAGTGGGGAACAGTTGGTAGTTGGTACAGAATGGCTGGACTTTAACTGACAACCCATCAGCCGTGCTCTTACCAGAACTTTCACATCACTGATTGACCTCCCCATAGGCTACATTGCATCGTGCAGTTGGAAtttgcttttttcttttttttttattcagaatACAGCACACCTGTCGAGTGACAGTGTGGTTTCTCTAGGTCAAACTGTACACTGCAAGTCAATAGAAGAAAAAACATGACATCTTGATTGAAGGGAACACTGGTGCCAAGTAACCCGTCAAAGACAAAGGCGGAGCCACAGGTGAGTCACCTGACACGTCCTACAGCCCCCGAGTGCCACTGTGATGGGCTCATTTGGAAGCTCGCAGCAGTTAAAAGGAGTGATGCACGAGCAAAATGCTATAACATGATGACAAATCTGAGGTCAAAACAAACTcctgtattgtgtgtgtgttgaacCCAGAATAACCTGGGGCACGGAAATGTAAATTTCTTTGCTTTGTAGTGTTGAATAAACAAACGAATAAATACCAGACAGACGTTTCACGAGACATGATGTCATCATTAGACGTGACCaaattgacctttgaccctgatTAACACATTACGTGAGAACTGACCTGTAAGGGATGCAGTACTttgacaattttatgtgttgCCTCGAATTTATTCCAAATCCACTTATTTTTACCCATATAAACAGATGGACATTTTAATATGTGATCTACTAAACAAAATTTTTGTTTATTCATCATTCTGTGATACTCATGAATGTTCAAAAGCTACTGCAAGAAAGCGGATATCTCACCCAATAAACAGAgaagtgtatgagtgtgccctcaTTCCTGGTAAAaagttgcttttttttttactctatgGGGTATGATAAGTGTTTTTACTGCTGGAAAGGTAATGAAAAAAGGAAGGAGAGCGTGGATAAGgggaatttatatttatattttatataacacAGTCTTTTTAGCTGTTAAACCTGCACGTTACCTGGTGTCTCGTAAAAATGGCTGGAGATGAGGGTCCATCTATGGCGTCAGTAACCCCGTGTGGGAAGGAGGGTTCAATCCATCCAGTATCCTCAGCGGCCGACGCACATCAGCTTCACATTGAGAGCAAAGCTGTGGAGTGGAAACCACTGGGTGAAATGGCAGAAAAACCATGAAAACCAAGTAGTTACATTGCCCTTAGAAACAGGGGTTGCATGTTAACCGCGCAAGTTAGAAATTGATTCGGTTTTTGTTCTGAAGACTTATACAACAGTAAACAACAAAATGGCACCGGGAATATTTTCAAGTATCACTTTTGGAGCACTAGGGGGCAGTATAGGCAAAGGTAGATTCAGGCTTGCAGCCCCCAGCTATCAAGACAACCGTTTCCAAGCACCGGAAGAAGCATCTACATGATATTTACACCAGCTAACAGGGAGAAAACCAACTAAACACCACACAGCAGGTAAAATCTCAGGGTCGCCATTACTCTGTTGGACAGACCAGAGGCCCCATCAAATACAAATCTTTGCTGCCAACGAGGACGAGGACATCAGAACGGGTGGGACAGACGTCAACACAGACAGATCTCAGACATTTTAAATTCTGAATTGCATTTTGGTTTCTTTCCTCCATTTCTACAGCAGGCTCAGCATGGCTGGAGCGGTAGCGATCGAGCAGGACTCACATTCCCTCTGTGTACCCTTCCTTACGTCACACAAAGTCACTGCTGCCATTTACCCCCCGTGACAGATCAGCAGTTATTCCGGCCCCGAGTCACAGTTTCATTCCTGATTTATGTGGCACGTAGAGGCAGTGCTGGGGGGGCAAAAAAAATGTGGATTTTCACCTCTCAGCAGCCGGGACCTGACAGCTGGAGACACACGATTATTTTTCATGgcgccctcccccctccagcTTTCTGCCGACTGtctgctacccccccccccccccccacggccgACCACGCGAGGATGATGAACCACCGAACTTATCACCGTGGGGGGGGACCCTGGATTGCCAGTATATGGGGTCAACTGGAGAGGGCAGTCCAGCTTCAGGAATCAGAATTTTCTCAGCAGCATCTTCGGATCGGGCTGGAACAGAACCTTCACAGATCCTGAGAacccgggggggagggggggggtgttgcatCATGGAAGGGGTACATTCTCACCACCGCCACTGCGGCACGTTCTCTTCATCTTTGATCAATGGCTCTGGTTTCGGTGGCAGAAATAACAGCACGTTTTCTGGGTGGTTCTAAACAACGCTGAGAGACGGGCTGCCCTGAAGGTGACACACCCCCCGCCCCAAGGATACCAAGTCTGCTGCTACGGTCACATAAAATCGCTTCCTCCCTCTCCAGTGATCTCTCAAAATGCTGATGTCCATCTCAGCATCATTaggcttctggggggggggggggggggggggctttccttcATGCCCCCTTCTTCAGAGGTCTGGCTTTCAACCTTAATGCACTGCCCTGCCTAACCCCACTCTCTTAAACACCAGCCCTGCAGTGCCAGACTACGAGAGATCCAGTGAGACTGATGGGGGGCAGATTAGGACAGACTCTATCCGCTGactgtcacagaaccccccccccccccaccccttttctCCCTGAAGCCAGACTGAATCCAGACCTTTGGGGTATCTTACATTACAGCACAGAGTAAATGTGGTCTTTCAAGCCTGAAGTGGTAATGAGGATTCGACTTAAGAGCGCACACGGCTGGACTCTATTGAAGGAGGCGCGGCTTTGAAGTAAGGAGGACATAAAGAGGAAGAAAGAAATCCACCAATCATCTCGGAGGCACTCAATCTCTCATGCCTGCGCTTCGTTTGTCCGCGCCGTGGGGGTGCGTGCGGTCACTCTCGCCTGGGTCTAACAGCCCCACCCCCGGCTTGGCCTTCAGCATCTCCAAATCGCTGTGaccccaagctatggagagcaagatcagGTCGGCAAGAAGAAGCATCCAGTATAGCTGTGCATGTACTTGCGCAAATGGCAAATACTAaagcatttatttataaatctAAATTGTATAAATAACTTTACCATATCGTCACCATCCAATAAAAACAAATACCCccaaaaatccattatttcagGAACGTGaacaaaaaatgcattttctcagaAATTACTTTATAAAATAAACCTAACACAACATGATGAGTCCCCTTAGTAGCACGAGTAGAAACCTTTGCATTGCCGTCAGTGAATGATTAATGTTTAAAATGGACTTATGTGGATTGTTTCTCATTGAGGGTAAATATGTCAGTGTCAGAATGCTTGAACGAATCTCATGTGCAGGGGTGTAGATTCAGGCATGGAAAGTAGGAACGTGTCCCTACCGATATTGTTGGTGGTACCATTTTGTgtttgggggtggtgggggtgggaggttCTTTGGGGCTGATTTTATCCCTACCAGTGCAGAAATCAAACCTATGTCCTTGTTGGCGTTATATTCACACTTAACATGGGGTTAGTTCGATAGTTATCCAGCTATTATGTTAACTAGTATGAACATAAATACTAGCTAAATGGACGACTTCATGGGTCAATTAGGTGTCAAACACTCTCAGTAGACAGGAGAATGTAATACCAAAAAGTCACAATTGTCAAAAAGAGACAATATGAGCATTTCTAATAAAAAGTAAACATGGACGTCAGTCATGCCACCATGTCATTCACAATTGATAAGTgttgaggtggggggagagggctGTTTACAAAATTGCCTGAGGACTGAGCAGTAACTCTGTCACCCGAGGTCATATATAAAGGCAGAAGTTGACAGGAAGTGATTCATTGTATCATTCTGTCTCGCTAGTCAAGTCAAAAAGTTGACCCAAACAGATATTAATGGGTGAAATGGTGAACAGGCAAACATATAAGTAACCCGGGGTCATGAAGGCAGGCTTATATAAATAATTTGCGAAAGCAGAAGGGGCCCATTTTTCAGCCCATGAGGCTCGACTACTCACCTGCAGGTTTAGCTGGTTTGAAATCATCTataacggaaaaaaaaaaatacgttGAGGTTGAATTATACGTTTTGTGGGCTTTGAACAATGGGCATGACCACCTCTGTTGCCGCTATGACATGTCAACTGAGACGAGCCGTACTGC is from Brienomyrus brachyistius isolate T26 unplaced genomic scaffold, BBRACH_0.4 scaffold59, whole genome shotgun sequence and encodes:
- the LOC125725015 gene encoding class A basic helix-loop-helix protein 9-like, producing MASRASFTESELSEEEADGSLVGMDDGSPKKSHAESEESPSEPDEAKTSKKRTRPARSKARRVAANVRERKRILDYNQAFNALRVALKHDLGGKRLSKIATLRRAINRISSLSVFLRAHPAAGVCGPCAHTECRSQPEVPMPKPAGERSFPATVDIYPARQHQSQHQQQVHGHIPSPEDPLYMDTSAFLGPLSPHFPDGQFCAPHGHYASPRDELRGLPYYGNTCNASPGYQFGSRATCHQNHMDNFSDSATSLPFHWQLGYLQGAGYQQSLSMH